Proteins encoded within one genomic window of Candidatus Desulfarcum epimagneticum:
- the infB gene encoding translation initiation factor IF-2 (Evidence 2a : Function from experimental evidences in other organisms; PubMedId : 1764105, 1805969; Product type f : factor): protein MKIQMGEEMAKIRIYELARVFNMTNRELLGKLKDMGVEDVKSHMSSLDDEVVQKLKASFFSSEPVGEVEEVRVKPTVIRRRRKSSPREPVQEQIPADEKPPEEDPGADRDETAPAKEPVIESPTPPSDIDEKPERPSEPESLTPVQEPEPPAPEPESEPEPEPARDQDLEKAADETKAPDQDPVAQKEEETPPEPEEDEDKGPPIQEQTEKARKDAEKEPEKEPEKEPGKKPETEPETEPGKEAETETGKEAEAEKEAETGVEKAVPPEPEKAVEKKEKKGKKKTAAGKEEGKKPASPAAGKKTRKKRKKGDAPAKIIKLPTAAEIEIAAKRRARGDAGVSRRPGAKGAKPKGPEKAGGKAAAPGGGFDRDAVKKKGRKKTGKAEDDKKFFKKKISFKKKSVFEDPGRFSGRRRGKKFRGRGRAMKGEKTEITTPKAIKRRLKIDETIVLSDLAKRMGVKAGAMISALMKMGVMITMNQSLDFDTAVIVAAEFGYGLEKASFTEETLFNFEQDDPGTRLPRVPVVTIMGHVDHGKTSLLDVIRKSRIAETETGGITQHIGAYHISTPNGDIVFLDTPGHEAFTAMRARGAMITDLVILVVAADDGVMPQTVEAINHAKDAGVPIIVAVNKIDKPEADPDRALRELSEAGLVPEEWGGDTVFIKVSAKEKIGIEELLEMIVLQAELIEISANPEKKAVGRVIEAKIDSGRGPLATALIQDGTLKTGDPVVCGTHYGKVRAMLNDRGVQIESAGPSMPVEILGLSGVPNAGDDFAAVESEKDAKQISMHREMKQRSSELGKMGRVSLDKLFDRMESGEVKELNLIVKADVQGSIEAIQDSLEKVSGENEEVDIRVVHSATGTITESDISLAAVSKAIIIGFNVRPGAKVSAMAAEENVDIRYYNIIYNLIKEIKSAILGMMDSVFEDRILGRAQVRDVFHVPKVGSVAGCYVTEGKVQRGSLVRLVRDGVVFYEGRISSLKRFKEDAKEVQSGYECGLGIENYNDIKVNDDLEFYYVDEIKPELK from the coding sequence ATGAAGATTCAGATGGGGGAGGAGATGGCAAAGATCAGGATATATGAGCTTGCCAGGGTTTTTAACATGACGAACAGGGAGTTGCTGGGAAAACTCAAGGACATGGGCGTTGAAGATGTCAAGAGTCATATGAGTTCCCTTGATGATGAAGTCGTCCAGAAGCTCAAGGCGTCTTTTTTCAGCTCCGAACCCGTCGGCGAAGTCGAGGAGGTCCGGGTAAAGCCCACAGTGATCAGGAGACGCAGAAAAAGTTCTCCCCGGGAGCCTGTTCAAGAACAGATCCCGGCGGATGAAAAACCGCCCGAGGAAGACCCCGGCGCAGATCGTGACGAAACCGCCCCGGCGAAAGAGCCTGTCATTGAATCTCCGACTCCCCCTTCTGATATCGACGAAAAGCCGGAGAGGCCCTCTGAGCCTGAATCTCTGACGCCGGTTCAGGAGCCGGAGCCGCCGGCCCCGGAGCCCGAGTCTGAGCCCGAGCCTGAGCCGGCCCGGGATCAGGACCTGGAAAAGGCGGCGGATGAAACAAAGGCCCCGGATCAGGACCCGGTCGCCCAAAAGGAAGAGGAAACGCCCCCGGAGCCGGAAGAGGACGAGGACAAGGGGCCGCCGATTCAGGAGCAGACTGAAAAAGCCCGAAAGGACGCCGAAAAAGAGCCTGAAAAAGAGCCTGAAAAAGAGCCTGGGAAAAAGCCTGAGACAGAGCCTGAGACAGAGCCGGGAAAAGAGGCGGAAACAGAGACCGGGAAAGAGGCGGAGGCGGAAAAAGAGGCGGAGACCGGCGTTGAAAAGGCGGTCCCGCCCGAGCCGGAAAAGGCGGTGGAAAAGAAAGAGAAAAAAGGAAAGAAAAAGACCGCCGCAGGAAAAGAGGAGGGGAAAAAACCCGCTTCTCCGGCCGCCGGGAAAAAAACCAGGAAAAAGAGAAAAAAAGGGGACGCGCCGGCCAAGATTATCAAGCTTCCCACCGCCGCTGAAATCGAAATCGCCGCGAAAAGGCGCGCCAGAGGGGACGCCGGGGTTTCAAGAAGGCCGGGCGCCAAAGGCGCGAAACCCAAAGGCCCGGAAAAGGCCGGCGGGAAGGCCGCGGCTCCCGGTGGAGGATTTGACCGGGATGCTGTAAAAAAGAAAGGCCGAAAGAAAACCGGGAAAGCCGAAGACGATAAGAAATTTTTCAAAAAGAAAATTTCCTTTAAGAAAAAATCCGTGTTTGAAGATCCGGGCCGCTTCTCCGGAAGGCGAAGGGGGAAAAAATTTCGCGGCAGGGGAAGGGCGATGAAGGGCGAGAAGACGGAGATCACCACGCCCAAGGCCATCAAGCGCCGGTTGAAAATTGATGAAACCATCGTGCTTTCCGATCTCGCCAAGAGAATGGGCGTCAAGGCCGGCGCCATGATCAGCGCGCTGATGAAAATGGGGGTGATGATCACCATGAATCAGTCCCTGGATTTCGACACGGCGGTCATTGTGGCCGCCGAGTTCGGTTATGGGCTGGAAAAGGCCTCTTTTACGGAAGAGACCCTTTTTAATTTTGAGCAGGACGATCCGGGCACGCGGCTCCCCCGGGTGCCGGTGGTGACCATCATGGGCCATGTGGACCACGGAAAAACCTCCCTTCTGGATGTGATTCGGAAATCCCGAATCGCGGAGACGGAAACCGGGGGCATCACCCAGCATATCGGGGCCTACCACATTTCCACCCCAAATGGCGACATTGTCTTTCTGGACACCCCGGGCCATGAGGCGTTCACCGCCATGAGGGCCAGGGGAGCCATGATCACCGACCTGGTGATCCTGGTGGTGGCCGCGGATGACGGCGTCATGCCCCAGACCGTTGAGGCCATCAATCACGCCAAAGACGCCGGGGTTCCCATCATTGTGGCGGTCAATAAAATCGACAAGCCGGAGGCGGATCCGGATCGGGCGCTGCGCGAGCTGTCCGAAGCCGGTCTGGTTCCCGAGGAATGGGGCGGGGACACAGTTTTCATCAAAGTGTCGGCCAAGGAAAAAATCGGGATTGAAGAGCTTTTGGAAATGATCGTTCTCCAGGCCGAACTGATTGAGATCAGCGCCAATCCCGAGAAAAAGGCGGTGGGCCGCGTGATTGAGGCCAAGATTGACTCCGGGCGGGGTCCTTTGGCCACGGCGCTCATTCAGGACGGAACGCTCAAAACCGGGGACCCGGTGGTCTGCGGCACCCACTACGGCAAAGTGCGGGCCATGCTCAACGACCGGGGCGTCCAGATCGAATCGGCGGGGCCGTCCATGCCGGTGGAGATACTGGGGCTTTCCGGGGTGCCCAACGCAGGGGATGATTTCGCGGCTGTGGAGAGTGAAAAAGACGCCAAACAGATCAGCATGCATCGGGAGATGAAGCAGCGCTCCAGCGAGCTGGGAAAAATGGGCCGGGTCAGCCTTGACAAACTGTTCGACAGGATGGAGTCCGGGGAGGTCAAAGAGCTGAACCTCATCGTGAAAGCCGACGTCCAGGGCTCCATTGAGGCCATCCAGGATTCTTTGGAGAAGGTGTCCGGGGAAAATGAAGAGGTGGATATTCGCGTGGTGCATTCCGCCACCGGGACCATCACGGAATCGGATATCTCCCTGGCGGCGGTTTCCAAAGCCATCATCATCGGCTTTAATGTGAGGCCCGGCGCCAAGGTCTCGGCCATGGCGGCTGAAGAGAATGTGGACATCCGGTACTACAACATCATCTACAATCTGATCAAGGAAATCAAAAGCGCCATTCTGGGCATGATGGACTCGGTTTTTGAAGACCGAATACTCGGACGGGCCCAGGTGCGGGATGTGTTCCATGTCCCCAAGGTGGGGTCTGTGGCGGGATGTTATGTGACCGAGGGAAAAGTCCAGCGCGGCTCCCTGGTCCGCCTGGTGAGGGACGGGGTCGTGTTTTACGAAGGCAGGATATCCTCCCTCAAGCGTTTTAAAGAAGACGCCAAAGAAGTCCAGAGCGGGTACGAATGCGGGCTGGGCATTGAGAATTACAATGACATCAAAGTAAACGACGATCTGGAGTTTTATTACGTCGACGAGATTAAACCGGAGTTGAAATAG
- a CDS encoding conserved hypothetical protein (Evidence 4 : Unknown function but conserved in other organisms): MVVGTGRITLRLHGCRSLKEKRKTVKSLIAGLRNRFNASVAEVGANDLLQRAEIGFSMVGNDSRKVNAGIDHAFDFAERTALAEITDMNMEMIHLS; this comes from the coding sequence ATGGTGGTGGGAACAGGTCGGATCACGCTCCGGCTGCATGGCTGCCGGTCGCTGAAAGAGAAAAGAAAAACGGTGAAATCTCTTATCGCCGGTTTGCGCAACCGTTTTAACGCGTCCGTGGCCGAAGTGGGGGCCAACGACCTGCTCCAGAGGGCCGAGATCGGTTTTTCCATGGTGGGAAATGACTCCAGAAAAGTCAACGCCGGAATTGATCATGCCTTTGATTTTGCGGAAAGAACCGCCCTGGCGGAAATCACGGACATGAATATGGAGATGATTCATCTGTCATGA
- the rbfA gene encoding Ribosome-binding factor A produces MTFTRADRVSGLIRKNLSDMIQKEIGDPRLESAVITKVKMSADLRLATVYFSISGSKKAQKEAVGAFGSARGFIKKKLARRLGLRYMPDIRFFYDESFDYAARIENLLDSIKDQNE; encoded by the coding sequence ATGACTTTTACACGGGCGGACAGGGTGAGCGGCCTGATCCGAAAAAACCTGTCCGATATGATTCAAAAAGAGATCGGCGACCCGCGCCTGGAATCGGCTGTCATCACCAAGGTGAAGATGTCCGCCGATTTAAGGCTGGCGACCGTTTATTTCTCCATATCCGGGTCCAAAAAGGCCCAAAAAGAGGCGGTCGGGGCTTTTGGCTCGGCCCGGGGATTTATCAAAAAGAAACTGGCGCGGCGTCTGGGCCTTCGCTACATGCCGGACATTCGTTTTTTTTACGACGAATCGTTTGATTACGCGGCCCGCATCGAAAATCTCCTGGATTCCATCAAAGATCAAAATGAATGA
- a CDS encoding conserved hypothetical protein (Evidence 4 : Unknown function but conserved in other organisms), with the protein MNEIIRALKTSGHVLLVSHVNPDGDALGSMIALGVSLESLGVETTLFNESKIPDHYRFLLGNRRVAREPGDFRKYGAAAALDCGDLGRTGRWAREIGRIPVLINIDHHATNDRFGDYSLVDPGACATAELVFRLLKEMGAPISRLAAEAIYTGIVTDTGSFRFSNTNRAAFDICGEMTELGADPFKVGKWIYRTYSLARIRLLRRALDSIEIFLDGKVSLMILTRGMIEKAGAGPGDMDGLIDYARGIQGVKTAVLIKEMEDGVRRHVSMRSDGEVDVAALASRFGGGGHPQAAAFDMDRDTAHVKSRVLDLFGHMRG; encoded by the coding sequence ATGAATGAAATTATCCGGGCGCTCAAAACAAGCGGGCATGTGCTTCTGGTTTCCCACGTCAATCCAGATGGAGACGCCCTGGGATCCATGATCGCCCTGGGCGTTTCCTTAGAGAGCCTGGGGGTTGAGACGACGCTGTTTAATGAAAGCAAGATTCCGGACCATTACCGCTTCCTGCTCGGAAACCGGCGCGTCGCGCGCGAGCCGGGAGATTTTCGAAAGTACGGCGCGGCGGCGGCCCTGGACTGCGGAGACCTGGGCCGGACAGGGCGATGGGCCCGGGAAATCGGCCGAATCCCCGTTCTCATCAACATCGACCACCACGCCACCAATGACCGTTTTGGGGATTATTCCCTGGTGGACCCGGGGGCGTGCGCCACAGCGGAGCTGGTGTTTCGTCTCTTAAAAGAAATGGGGGCGCCCATCAGCCGTCTGGCGGCCGAGGCCATTTATACGGGAATCGTCACCGACACCGGGTCCTTCCGCTTCTCAAACACCAACCGGGCCGCCTTTGACATTTGCGGTGAAATGACCGAGTTGGGGGCCGATCCCTTTAAAGTCGGGAAGTGGATATACCGGACGTATTCATTGGCCAGAATCAGACTGCTGAGGCGCGCCCTGGACTCCATTGAGATTTTTTTGGATGGAAAGGTTTCCCTGATGATCCTCACCCGGGGCATGATCGAAAAAGCCGGCGCCGGGCCCGGGGACATGGACGGCCTCATTGACTATGCCAGGGGAATCCAGGGGGTCAAGACGGCGGTTTTGATCAAAGAGATGGAGGACGGCGTCCGTCGCCATGTGAGCATGCGCTCCGACGGAGAGGTGGACGTGGCGGCCCTGGCCTCCCGGTTCGGCGGAGGCGGGCATCCCCAGGCCGCCGCCTTTGACATGGACAGGGACACGGCCCATGTGAAATCCCGGGTCCTGGACCTGTTTGGACACATGCGGGGTTGA
- the truB gene encoding tRNA pseudouridine synthase B yields the protein MALDKPENFSSAKALAAVKRLLGVSKAGHAGTLDPMATGVLVCCLNRATRLSRFFMHGPKTYEAELCLGAETDTQDRMGEVVSTGEVPDISREGIASVFQRFEGWMNQLPPVYSALKHKGVPLYRLARKGSPVQKPPRRVHIRSIDILTVDMPVVSFRVSCSAGTYIRTLCADVGKALGCGGHLKELRRTRSGGFSLDEAATLPELEALAASGEAGNRVIGMADALRDMPCRRAGRGLVKKIRNGVSLSDADFPGDSAPPAAGFLKIVDGENNLVAVTEKISASASHAYCCVF from the coding sequence TTGGCGCTTGACAAGCCCGAGAATTTTTCTTCGGCAAAGGCGCTGGCCGCGGTGAAGCGTCTGCTCGGGGTTTCCAAGGCCGGCCATGCCGGAACACTGGACCCCATGGCCACAGGGGTTCTGGTCTGCTGCCTCAACCGCGCCACCCGGCTTTCCCGATTTTTTATGCATGGACCCAAAACCTATGAGGCCGAATTGTGCCTGGGGGCCGAGACCGACACCCAGGACCGCATGGGCGAGGTCGTTTCCACCGGCGAGGTCCCGGACATATCCAGGGAGGGGATCGCGTCTGTGTTTCAACGTTTTGAAGGCTGGATGAATCAGCTTCCGCCGGTTTACTCGGCGCTCAAGCACAAGGGGGTTCCCCTTTACCGGCTGGCCCGGAAGGGCTCCCCGGTTCAAAAACCCCCGAGGCGCGTGCATATCCGATCCATCGACATTTTAACGGTGGACATGCCGGTGGTTTCTTTTCGCGTGTCATGCTCCGCCGGAACCTATATTCGGACCCTTTGCGCCGATGTGGGAAAGGCCCTGGGATGCGGCGGGCATTTAAAAGAGCTGAGACGGACCCGAAGCGGCGGCTTTTCTCTGGATGAGGCGGCGACCCTCCCCGAGCTGGAGGCGCTGGCGGCCTCGGGAGAGGCCGGGAACCGGGTCATCGGCATGGCGGACGCCCTTCGGGATATGCCATGCCGCCGGGCGGGCCGGGGCCTGGTGAAAAAAATAAGAAACGGCGTGTCCTTGTCCGACGCTGATTTCCCCGGGGATTCGGCGCCCCCGGCCGCCGGTTTTTTGAAAATAGTGGATGGGGAAAACAATCTGGTGGCTGTGACGGAAAAAATATCCGCGTCCGCTTCGCACGCCTATTGTTGCGTGTTTTGA
- the rpsO gene encoding 30S ribosomal subunit protein S15 (Evidence 2a : Function from experimental evidences in other organisms; PubMedId : 10094780, 12244297, 12809609, 2432069, 2849753, 3005122, 6382163, 6394953, 776686; Product type s : structure), translating into MVFATEDKQRLIEKFKLHEKDTGSPEVQIALLSHRISYLTEHLKTHKKDHHSRRGLLMLVGRRRRLLNYVKNNDVQRYRSIIGSLGLRR; encoded by the coding sequence GTGGTTTTCGCGACCGAGGATAAACAAAGACTGATCGAGAAATTTAAGCTGCATGAAAAGGACACGGGCTCTCCTGAGGTTCAGATCGCCCTTTTATCCCACAGGATTTCATACCTGACCGAGCATTTGAAGACTCACAAAAAGGACCATCACTCCAGAAGGGGGCTTTTGATGCTCGTGGGGAGACGCCGAAGACTTTTGAATTATGTGAAAAACAACGATGTTCAGCGATACCGGTCCATCATCGGCTCCCTTGGCCTGAGAAGATAG
- the pnp gene encoding polynucleotide phosphorylase/polyadenylase (Evidence 2a : Function from experimental evidences in other organisms; PubMedId : 2432069, 3005122, 6382163, 9008164, 9298646; Product type e : enzyme): protein MEKILEAEVGKKTISIRAGKMAKQASGSVVVQCGETVVLVTAVSSHSERDIDFLPLSVEYQEKIYAAGRIPGNYFRREIGRPSEKETLTARLIDRPIRPLFPKKYRNETQVIATVLSMEPENDPDVLAMVGASAALEISDIPFAGPIAAVRVGRKDGEFIINPAIGDWPLCDINIIVAGSKTGVVMVEGGSNEVSEADMLNAIFFGHEAIQPLIDMQTELKETLGKPKREYVPPEKDEELAKMVEEKFLSRFSEAISIPGKIERSQALRALKKSALEELGEDFSQRKDEISEIFSDIQKKLLRDMILKESRRIDNRGLDEIRPISCEVGVLPRPHGSALFTRGETQALGVLTLGSGPDEQRVETLTGEETRQFMLHYNFPPFSVGEVKRVGGPSRRDIGHGGLSTRAVEKVLPPKDEFDYTIRIVSEVLESNGSSSMATVCAASLSLMDGGVPLKNPVSGIAMGLIKEGDEFVVLSDILGDEDHMGDMDFKVAGSKDGVTALQMDIKIAELPRDILEKALEQAREGRLHILDKMLDTLKEHRDDISPYAPKIISIKIHPDKIREIIGPGGKTIRLIQSESNTRVEVDDSGLVKIAASSEEDGKIARKMIDNIVREPEPGDIFEGPVTKITDFGAFVQIMPGRDGLVHISQLASHRVKKVSDVLSQGDMVKVKVLEVTRDGKVRLSRKAISQD, encoded by the coding sequence ATGGAAAAAATATTAGAAGCGGAAGTCGGGAAAAAAACCATCAGCATTCGGGCCGGGAAAATGGCCAAACAGGCCTCCGGGTCCGTTGTCGTCCAGTGCGGAGAGACGGTGGTTCTGGTCACGGCCGTCTCTTCCCATTCCGAGAGGGACATAGATTTCCTGCCCCTGTCCGTGGAGTACCAGGAAAAGATATACGCGGCCGGACGCATACCCGGAAATTATTTCAGGCGGGAAATCGGTCGGCCCAGCGAAAAGGAAACCCTCACCGCAAGGCTCATTGACCGCCCCATCCGGCCCCTTTTCCCCAAGAAATACCGGAATGAAACCCAGGTGATCGCCACCGTGCTTTCCATGGAGCCGGAAAATGACCCGGATGTGCTGGCCATGGTCGGCGCCTCGGCGGCCCTTGAGATATCCGACATTCCCTTCGCCGGACCCATCGCCGCTGTTCGCGTGGGCCGAAAAGACGGCGAGTTCATCATCAACCCGGCCATCGGGGACTGGCCGCTGTGCGACATCAATATCATTGTGGCGGGATCGAAAACCGGCGTGGTCATGGTGGAAGGGGGCTCCAATGAAGTCAGCGAAGCGGACATGCTCAACGCGATTTTTTTCGGTCATGAAGCCATCCAGCCCCTCATTGATATGCAAACGGAGCTAAAAGAGACCCTGGGCAAACCCAAGCGGGAGTATGTTCCCCCGGAGAAAGACGAAGAGCTGGCGAAGATGGTGGAGGAAAAATTTCTTTCCCGGTTTTCCGAAGCCATATCCATCCCGGGAAAAATTGAGCGCAGCCAGGCCCTGAGGGCGTTGAAAAAGAGCGCGCTCGAAGAGTTGGGCGAGGATTTTTCCCAGAGAAAAGACGAGATTTCCGAAATATTTTCCGATATCCAGAAAAAGCTTCTCAGGGACATGATTCTAAAGGAGAGCCGCAGGATCGACAACCGGGGGCTGGATGAAATCAGGCCCATTTCATGCGAGGTGGGCGTTTTGCCCCGGCCCCACGGAAGCGCGCTTTTCACCCGGGGGGAAACCCAGGCGCTTGGGGTGCTGACCCTGGGCTCGGGGCCTGACGAGCAGCGTGTGGAGACCCTGACCGGGGAAGAGACCCGCCAGTTCATGCTGCATTACAACTTTCCGCCCTTTTCAGTGGGGGAAGTCAAGCGAGTGGGGGGGCCCAGCCGGAGAGACATCGGGCACGGGGGACTGTCCACCCGGGCCGTTGAAAAGGTCCTGCCGCCCAAGGATGAATTCGATTACACCATCCGCATTGTGTCCGAGGTTCTGGAGTCCAACGGCTCTTCCTCCATGGCCACCGTTTGCGCCGCCAGCCTGTCCCTCATGGACGGGGGCGTTCCTTTGAAAAATCCGGTCTCGGGCATCGCCATGGGGCTGATCAAAGAAGGGGACGAGTTTGTGGTGCTGTCCGATATCCTGGGCGACGAGGACCATATGGGAGACATGGATTTTAAGGTGGCGGGAAGCAAAGACGGCGTCACCGCGTTGCAGATGGACATCAAGATCGCCGAGCTGCCCCGTGATATCCTGGAAAAAGCCCTGGAGCAGGCCCGGGAAGGACGCCTCCACATACTGGACAAAATGCTGGACACCTTAAAAGAGCACCGGGACGATATATCGCCTTACGCGCCCAAAATTATATCCATCAAAATCCATCCGGACAAAATACGCGAAATCATCGGCCCGGGTGGAAAAACCATTCGCTTGATTCAAAGCGAGAGCAACACACGGGTGGAGGTGGATGATTCGGGTCTGGTGAAGATAGCGGCGTCCAGTGAAGAGGATGGCAAAATCGCCCGGAAAATGATTGACAACATCGTCCGGGAGCCTGAGCCCGGGGATATTTTCGAGGGCCCGGTGACGAAAATCACGGATTTCGGCGCCTTTGTCCAGATCATGCCCGGCCGGGACGGCCTGGTGCATATTTCCCAGCTTGCCTCCCACCGGGTGAAGAAGGTGTCGGACGTGCTGAGCCAGGGCGATATGGTGAAAGTGAAGGTCCTGGAAGTCACCCGGGACGGCAAGGTGCGTTTGAGCCGAAAAGCGATCTCCCAGGATTGA
- a CDS encoding conserved hypothetical protein (Evidence 4 : Unknown function but conserved in other organisms) translates to MTMNEFLSRKTTLENGIRILTQTIPHARSVSMGVWVNTGARDEGEDENGLSHFIEHMIFKGTLKRTAFQIAKEFDSIGGHTNAFTSMENTCYYAKVISPRLGTMVEILSDIFLNSVFDEAEVEKERAVIFQEIGMTEDNPEEYVHLLSSRTRWGDSPLGRSILGSRENVAGFKSGSIKTFFRKSYCPERIIVSAAGDLDHETFVDMAGRFFKSIAPTRPPASSGRVPPESAAKVVFKNRDLDQVHVCLGADGLSITDPKRHAFSLLNVILGGNMSSRLFQKAREQKGLAYSIYSFVSSYVDTGMMGVSTAVSPDKALEVAALILSELEAIAEKGVEESEREDAAEYAKGALLLSSESVDNQMVRMAQNEIHFDRHISLDETIQKIDSVSGEDIAGLARRLFAFDGISATLLGPVGNIQKKDFETLLRR, encoded by the coding sequence ATGACCATGAATGAATTCCTGTCCCGGAAAACCACCCTGGAAAACGGAATCCGGATTCTCACCCAAACCATTCCCCATGCCCGGTCGGTGTCCATGGGGGTTTGGGTGAACACCGGGGCCCGGGACGAGGGGGAAGATGAAAACGGCCTGTCCCATTTCATCGAGCACATGATCTTCAAGGGCACCCTGAAGCGGACGGCGTTTCAGATCGCAAAGGAGTTCGACTCCATCGGCGGTCACACCAACGCCTTTACTTCCATGGAAAACACCTGTTACTACGCCAAGGTCATCAGCCCCCGCCTTGGGACCATGGTGGAGATTCTTTCCGATATTTTTTTAAATTCCGTTTTTGATGAGGCGGAAGTGGAGAAAGAGCGGGCCGTGATATTCCAGGAAATCGGAATGACCGAGGACAACCCCGAGGAATACGTCCACCTGCTGTCCAGCCGGACCCGGTGGGGCGACTCACCACTGGGCCGATCCATCCTGGGCTCCCGGGAAAACGTCGCCGGGTTCAAATCCGGCTCCATCAAAACGTTTTTCCGAAAGAGCTACTGCCCGGAGCGGATCATCGTTTCAGCCGCCGGCGATCTGGATCATGAGACGTTCGTGGATATGGCGGGGAGGTTTTTTAAATCCATCGCCCCGACACGGCCCCCGGCGTCATCGGGCCGCGTTCCCCCGGAAAGCGCCGCGAAGGTGGTTTTTAAAAACAGGGACCTGGACCAGGTCCACGTCTGTCTGGGGGCCGATGGGCTGTCCATCACCGATCCCAAACGACACGCCTTTTCTCTTTTGAATGTCATCCTCGGGGGCAACATGAGTTCCCGCCTGTTTCAGAAAGCGCGCGAGCAAAAAGGCCTGGCCTACTCCATCTATTCCTTTGTCTCCTCCTATGTGGACACCGGCATGATGGGTGTGTCCACGGCCGTGAGCCCGGACAAGGCCCTGGAGGTCGCGGCGCTCATATTGAGTGAGCTGGAGGCCATCGCTGAAAAAGGGGTGGAGGAATCCGAGCGGGAAGACGCCGCCGAATATGCCAAGGGCGCTCTTTTGCTCTCCTCGGAAAGCGTGGACAACCAGATGGTTCGCATGGCGCAGAATGAAATTCACTTCGACCGCCACATTTCCCTGGATGAAACCATTCAAAAAATCGATTCGGTCTCCGGGGAGGATATCGCGGGCCTGGCCCGTCGACTGTTCGCCTTTGATGGGATATCCGCCACCCTTCTGGGACCGGTCGGGAATATCCAAAAAAAAGATTTTGAAACGCTTTTACGCCGCTGA
- a CDS encoding conserved hypothetical protein (Evidence 4 : Unknown function but conserved in other organisms) — MTMRRKIFETGLSVETISLYLLCLGFHDQGERVSRKNLLRVWNGSGNEFAKSLDALFNKNILREILSDIEDEDSAVYALNDADQWIA, encoded by the coding sequence ATGACCATGCGCCGAAAGATTTTCGAAACCGGTCTTTCGGTGGAAACCATTTCCCTTTATCTGCTGTGCCTGGGGTTCCACGACCAGGGAGAGCGGGTGTCCAGAAAGAATCTCCTGCGGGTATGGAACGGCTCAGGGAACGAGTTTGCAAAAAGCCTGGACGCGCTTTTCAACAAAAATATCCTGAGAGAGATTTTATCCGACATTGAGGATGAGGACAGCGCGGTGTATGCTCTCAATGACGCGGATCAGTGGATCGCCTGA